gcgggcaatagctattcaatataaaaaaacaaggaCATAGACAcctctttgtttttattgattctttGGGCGCTATTCGAAGTTACGAGCaatattttatgctttaaataaatcaagcacaaaattaaataaaaacccaGCGTTTTATGACTGGTCTgatattttaatctttgtgcTGATGACCACAGTTTACATTAGAACaaccgtaataaaatatttttttaaatatactataaTACACAAATTTTTTCGTAGACTCTCGTGAGGTCGTTCgtgaaacaaaaatttaaaaacctcCGGcccaaaaagataaaaatataatattaatcgGTTTATCCCTTTCATTCCGGCATTCCAGGATTTCATCCGCCCCATCCCATTTCCAGCAACAGGTCCTCGTCAATTAGAAACATAAAGTGAACTAGTTGTtgtagcggcagcagaaatacttTATCTTTGAAAGTTGTAAGGATTCGAACTGTCTAAATATCACGGTTCAATCTAGTGATAGGTTCCATTTTTCCCTTTGGCTACGGAAACCTAAAATTGTAAGCGCCATGTGGAAAAAAAGACACGAACTCGGAGGCAAAGATCAATTGTACAAAACTTCATATAATATGAGTTCTGAACCGGTAATCATTGCAAATTCTTACttcgaaacaaaataaacagacatAAACTTTTCTTCTATAATTCggaaaattataatgtaaactgTGGTCATCAgcataaaagattaaaatatctGACTTTAATTTTGtgcttgatttatttaaagcataaaatattGCTCGTAACTTCGAATATCGCCCaagaagtcaataaaaaaacaaagaggtTTCTATGtccttgtttttttatattgaattatctattaaattttattaatgctacttaaaaaaaacaaacataaaaactgtCCGCGCAGTTAAAGTTTCTTTGTTCCATGTGTCATTCTTGAAGGAAGAAGGGGGCATTGAGCCTCTAATGCCTGGCTTAATGCCccttttaaattatgaaaaggCGATGcgctctttttttcatttttaactgaAACATTCAGGAAGTAAATACAGacaggaaataattaaatacataaatatttttcaatttttatttatttgttcttttccAACATTTTTCTTATTCCACTTGATTTGACTAGTACTATTTCTAGTAATAAATATCAACAATCATGTGTTCACCAGCCGTAGTTGGCTCCCAGACCGGAGTATGAGACGTGAGAGACAGCGGGTGCGGCCGAGTATGAGGAGTAGGCCGGAGCGGCGGCGTATGTAGCGTAAGAGGGAGCGGAGTAGGTCTTAGTGACCACGGGGGCAGCAGAGTACGAGGTGTAGGCGGGAGCGGAGTAGGTCCTGGCGACCACGGGGGCAGCAGCGGCGTAGGTGGCGACAGCGGGGGCAGCGTAGGTCCTAGCGTAGGACACGGGGGGCGGAGGTGAGTGGACACGGAGGAGTAAGAGACAGCGGGCGCGGCGATGGTCTTGGTGACTACTGGGGCAGCAGCGGCATAGGTAGCGACAGCGGGGGCAGCGTAGGTCCTAGCGTAAGATACGGGAGAGGAGTGAGTGGACACGGAGGAGTAAGACACTGCGGGGGCAATGGACTTGGCGTACACTGGGGCAGAGTAGGTGGCAACAGCGGGAGCAGCGATGGTCTTGGTGATCACAGGGGCGGCGGCGTAGGTGCTGACTGCGGGGCAGCGTAGGTCCTAGCGTAAGACACTGGGGCGGAGTGAGTGGACACGGAGGAGTAGGACACGGCGGGAGCGATGGACTTGGCGTATACTGGGGCGGAGTAGGCAGCGACGGCGGGGGCCGCGTGGTAGGTGGCGACAGCAGGCGCCGCGGAGTAGGTGGCGACGGGAGCGTGCGCGGTGTGCGAGGAGAACGACACGGAGGAGACGGCGGGCGCTGAGCTGTACGCTACGGGCGCGCTGTACGCCACGGGCGCGGCGGCTTGCAGCAGGTGGCCGGCGGACGCCAGGCTCGCCGCGCACAGGAATACTACGACCTGATAGAAACACAGAAATAAGTTAACTTCAAGATACTTATTGAAGTAACACATAAACAATCCAATATTTAGGTCGTTAACCCGTAagataagatttaaaaacaGTCTTTTTATTCATTACCTTGGAGTACATGTTTGTATTGAAGGAAGTTGTTGAGTGGAATAATTTTTGGAGCACTTGCTTTCGCTTTTATATCGGCGACTGCGAACTTGAATCTGCATTGAATCTGTCCGGCACCGCCTGAAGCTGTTTATTTCGGCAAGTTTTTGGTCAAGTAATATTTACGTTTTGAAACGAGTTATTAGTTACAGATCAAAGTGTCttacaaaaaagtaagtaagtcatattattattgaacCTGCAGTCTCCGTAGTCGCTTGTCCTCCACCACATCTGAGCTACAATCATAAACTTCTTCAAATTTTACTTAATCAAGTTTCCTAATAGTTGTACATGTTGCCAATATAATATCTAGTAGTAAACAAGAGCTGACTAATCCGATATTGATtagaatattatgttaatttccGGCCGCCTTATTGCTTTCGGGTCACAATCGGTAATATATCGGGTAACGTACTGCCATTCGTCTTATGAATCCTTAATTAGGTCGCATTGATTGTATTGAGATACAATATGGTCAGTTTACCTATTTGCGTTGCATAATGTGTGCGCACGTTAGCAGcgattgtttataataaaggcTTTTGTTTCTGACAGTGACAAACAAATGAAAGCTACCTTAGTGTTAGTCCATTACGTGACTGTTATGGTAAGGGTTACAAATAACCTAACTTAATAGTCATAGAGGCAACAAGAATGCATTACCTGTGAAAAATCCTGCTGTCCAAtccatgagatacaacctgatGGCAGACAGCAATGtctttgtaacaataaaaacctGTTTTCGAAGTCGTCGAACTAGACTCATATTTCAGTTATTTGACAAACATTAGTTGATATTATGTTATGTGattcattttttacaaattaaataaattaagtaaatatattttgtagggCATGTggatatttaatgatttttccacctttttatttactcaatttaGGCATTTCCCGATAAGATAGCAGGTTTTTGAGTTtagcttaaaacaaaaagacaatgcaatttacatctGTAAAAACAGCTGGAcggtttctttttaattgaatggGACGACATTTAAAACGTGGGAGTTTAGGtattttcaaatctattaattttcgTAATTGTTCGTTTGTGTCTAGTCCTGCTGGCCAATGACCACGTCTTCGTTGAAACAGCTATAATGATGTTACTATAAgccgtggtggtagaccctttGAATGGCTGGACTATATCTTGTTCGACCCGCAGAAAGCTAAGATAAtaatcaatttcataaaaagtCTCGTAACATTGACAAATCAGTGGtatataattaatcatttctGGTAGCACACCAATGTAAAGCAATCATGAATATTACCGTCTTAACATTGTCATTTGGTATGGAAatgatattcaaattttaaataattttaagtaaatctgTTAATGATGAAACACGAATGatcttgaaattatttatttttagctacgCTTCACAAAATCTCGAATACTAAACTATagtaaaaaaagcatttattcaAAAGTGCTACAAGTAATATTAGGCTAATTATCACATTTTACATGAATCGAAATCGGAATttggtttatgtttttttaaataatttcatattaaaaattcaatgtaCTAATCTTGTacggaaaacaataaaaacaagcaaaacaaatattcaaaatttatttcgaaatatcactttttaaataatcaaaacaaatgctAACTTATATTTACATGCATCTCGACCGAGACAATGTtgagataatattaaaatacttaacaataataattaacattttatatttatcaaaaatttaccACCCATAGTTAGCACCTAAACCATTAAATTGGACGCTAGATACTGAGGAAGCTGGGGAATATGATACAGCTCTAGAATAACTCTCGTATCTGTGGCCTGAATGGTCTATATGAGCTGAATGGTCTACATGGTGACGGTGTGAGCCCTCAGGAGAGTATAAGTCCTCCACAAAAGACTTAGCATGTACCACATGATCGGGAACTGAATGATATCCTACAGATGAGTCAGATATTACTGGAACCGGAATAGGTTCAGATTGTACGGCAAAATGTGGGGCCGAATGGTGGAAAGTTTCTACATCAGGGCCATCGTATAATACTGGAACAGGGATTGGCGTTACCACTGGAACGGGTGTGGGACCATATTTGAAATATGACGGAGCTGGGGAATACTTAAAAACAGATGAAGGATGAGCCGAGAAAGAATTAAAATGTTCCAATTGCAAAGACTTTGGAGAGACAGGAACGTAAGTTATTTTAGGAGAATGAATATACTGAATTGTCGGCGGATGTATCACAGTATGATAGCTTTTAATAGGCTGCGCAATTTCGGTAGATGTTTCTACCTTAACTTCTTCCTTAGGATGAATTACCTCCGCTTTAGCTGTGGTCGACGTAATGGTTTCCAACTTCAAAGGGAGaggtttatttgtatttgcagCACTCATTTCATTCTTCTTGGGGCCAGAGATAATTGAGGCAGAATATGATGTAGATTCTCCGGAACGTAGACCAGAAGTTATCGAAGTCGAGGAACTTGCATCGTCTTCGTCAACAGGCTCTACGAGTGTGGGTCCAGCTAAACTGTTTACGTTTGCAGCTGTAGACTCTAACGACACTAGAGGGGGCAGGTATACAGGTAAATGATTGCGACCTTCTTGAGACAATTTTTTAGAAGATGAAAACGCTTTATCCTTTATGTCCATACCTGAAAAATCACTCCTGGAGAGTGGCACGAAGCCTTCAGGCTTAGGTTGTGTCGTgtcatttttctttgtttctgtAGTAGGCTCATCTGAGGTAGTTGTTGCCAAATCATTAACATCAGACGCCGTAAGCGTAGTATTTTGgccaaaaataaaagttgcgCAAAGTACAAGTATCAACTGcaacaaagaaaaacatgatAATTGCTAAgtgtgataaaaaataacaaataattgttaaaagaattaattataCCTGTCTTAACATCTTCAATCCGGTAGTTTTGATGACAAAGTAACATATATAAAATGCGCATTCACTTTTATACCATCCTCCTAAAACTGGTAACGAATTCTAGAAGATGTTTTATGCAATTTAAATGATATCAGTTAGTCATTCAGAAAATGACCTTTCGAGCATTGCAATATGGTGTTGAAGTGTCGCATATTTATGATTGTAACATGGACATTGTACCTAACCCGATCTATGGGTTCTTCTAGGGAACACGCTATACCTTCTTTTACCTTTAAAGAAAAACGACTCAAGcattaaggaaataaaattaatccttatgtcgcggggatttcacaaatacATCCAGACTTAGGTcaaccattcgtggatcacacaaaaaatcTTGTCCTGCGAGggaattgaacccgcgacacgtcgcgctctgtgggtttggcgtggtatcctcaaccaatcggctatctgtgcagtccgTGCAGTTACTGATGATGATCAGTAACTGCACGGACTGCACACAACAATACAAGAAACTGGTTGTCGGAAACCTCTTAGGTTGGTAAAGGTCTCTATTGAGAGGTTTCTGTCAAAATCTTCATTTCGGCAACCACGCTAACATTGATACTAACagaatttcaaaatattatggatATTTCTCTTATGAAATAAGCCTTCTCCGAAGGTAACTGAATTTGtcatatttaacttaatttaatgcGCATTCTTctttaataattagttttataatcTTTATCATCAAAAGTATAAGATTAGTTTCAAACACCTCTTTCTAACATAGAACAGAATGATAGAATAATTTAAGgtttattgtgtttaatttCTGTAAGTTACGATTTGACTATCTTTTCGTAAACTAGCTGGTGgcgaaaaatgcttaaaaagcatttaattaaaacagtaaacTCTTGTAACTAAGGAACAATGgaaaaaacacataattttgATAGTAGTTGTTTATTGGTGTGTTGTATTTTCGTAGTAGGAAAGAGGACTAAAGTTAattatgaaacctttttttatagaaatgtgaataaaaacatataaacagaGATCTCACTGGCCTGCAAAGGGCTGTATCCTCAAAAGAATAATATCCGGAACTAGACATAAACAAATACCagaaatgatttgtttttgaaaaccgGTAATGCACCATTTATGACGTTTTACACCAGAATTTGATATTTACGCAAGCTTCAAACTATTTGGATATGCATTTATGCATGCATacgtttaaaagaaaaatatttttatttgtaaacagaattgtataattcttttttcaaaaaatgatacatcgatttgatatttttttcctttacgatatctagttttattttaacgattttttattcatttgtgaacattgaattatttacacatatttaatgtatgattggaatacaaattaaaaaatttattgtattgccAGTATCATGAAATTAAGCCGCAATGATaattctttttaacttttatcagACAATATCCGGAGGCGGAAATTGATTATGAGTGTTCGTTAAGtgaaacatttattatgaagtatataaaataaaataattaggtacGTGCAAAGTAATTTATCTGTTGTCATATTAACTGATCATAATATTAGTCCCTAtgttccgtgtttcggaagggacgttaaattgtgagtcccggctgttatcctacatctttaacagtcgttacaggtagtcagaagcttgaaaagtctgacaaccagtcttaccaaggggtatcgtgttgcccaggtaactgggttgagaaggtcagatagtcagtcgctccttgtaaaacactggtacttagctgaaaccggtttgactggtagccgaccccaacatagttgggtaaaggctaggccgatgatgaatattATTCCCTATGATCacggaaaaatattttcttctatgaCAGATTAATTTCAATCAGCTCAATTAAGGttcaaaaaaatgaaagaatatgtTATTAGGTAGTTGtcgtttatttatacattggTCTATTTACAGAACTAATGTTTGATTCAGTTTACCAACCGTAGTTAGCGCCGTGGCCGCTGTAGGAGATGTGAGAGACAGCGGGGGCAGCGGAGTAAGAGATGGACTTGACGATGGGAGCAGCAGCGGCGTAAGTGGCCACGGGAGCAGCGGCGTAAGTCTTGGCGACCAGGGGAGCAGAGTAGGTGGCGACGGCGGGGGCAGCGTACGCAGCGACAGCGGGAGCGGCGTAAGACGCACCGTGAGAAGTGTGGCTGGAGTAAGAAGACACGGAGGACACAGCGGGGCTGATGGTCTTAGTTACCACAGCGGGGGCAGAGTACGCGGCGTAGGCAGCAGGGGCAGCGTACGCGGCAGGAGCGGCGTAAGACGCGGGAGCGGCGTGGGAAGCGTAGGCCACGGGAGCGGCGTGAGCGGCGTAGGCAACGGGGGCGGAGTACGCCACGGCGGGAGAGCCGTGAGCGGTGTGGGTGGAGTAGGAGGAGATGGAGCTCACGGCGGGAGCGATGGTCTTGGTCACGGCGACGGCGGGCGCAGCGGCGTAAGTGGCCACGGGAGCGGCGTATGCGGCGACGGCGGGGGCAGCGTACGCCTTAGCGACGACGGGGGCGGCGGCGTAGGCGACGGGGCTACCGTGGGAGGTGTGGCTGGAGTAGGAGGACACGGAGGAGACGGCAGGGGTGATGGTCTTGGTCACCACAGCGGGGGCAGCGATGGCGTGAGCGCTGTAGCCCAGGTGTCCAGCTTCCAAGTAGCCGCTGGCGCGGACCACTCCCAAAGCGCAAAGAGCGACGATCAACTgaaatgatacaattttattaatattgacaaAATGGTACAAGCCAGAAATCCTGATTCAACCGAAAAAGAAATAGTTAATCCAAATAGTTCGGTTAAATATTGCTATAATTGTAACTTGTATTTCCTGAACTgataaatcaat
This genomic interval from Trichoplusia ni isolate ovarian cell line Hi5 chromosome 10 unlocalized genomic scaffold, tn1 tig00003324_group9, whole genome shotgun sequence contains the following:
- the LOC113506338 gene encoding LOW QUALITY PROTEIN: serine/threonine-protein kinase WNK1-like (The sequence of the model RefSeq protein was modified relative to this genomic sequence to represent the inferred CDS: inserted 1 base in 1 codon), which codes for MYAKLIVALCALGVVRASGYLEAGHLGYSAHAIAAPAVVTKTITPAVSSVSSYSSHTSHGSPVAYAAAPVVAKAYAAPAVAAYAAPVATYAAAPAVAVTKTIAPAVSSISSYSTHTAHGSPAVAYSAPVAYAAHAAPVAYASHAAPASYAAPAAYAAPAAYAAYSAPAVVTKTISPAVSSVSSYSSHTSHGASYAAPAVAAYAAPAVATYSAPLVAKTYAAAPVATYAAAAPIVKSISYSAAPAVSHISYSGHGANYGCSGYYSFEDTALCRPLILVLCATFIFGQNTTLTASDVNDLATTTSDEPTTETKKNDTTQPKPEGFVPLSRSDFSGMDIKDKAFSSSKKLSQEGRNHLPVYLPPLVSLESTAANVNSLAGPTLVEPVDEDDASSSTSITSGLRSGESTSYSASIISGPKKNEMSAANTNKPLPLKLETITSTTAKAEVIHPKEEVKVETSTEIAQPIKSYHTVIHPPTIQLFLNLILRVNDLNIGLFMCYFNKYLEVNLFLCFYQVVVFLCAASLASAGHLLQAAAPVAYSAPVAYSSAPAVSSVSFSSHTAHAPVATYSAAPAVATYHAAPAVAAYSAPVYAKSIAPAVSYSSVSTHSAPVSYARTYAXPAVSTYAAAPVITKTIAAPAVATYSAPVYAKSIAPAVSYSSVSTHSSPVSYARTYAAPAVATYAAAAPVVTKTIAAPAVSYSSVSTHLRPPCPTLGPTLPPLSPPTPLLPPWSPGPTPLPPTPRTLLPPWSLRPTPLPLTLHTPPLRPTPHTRPHPLSLTSHTPVWEPTTAGEHMIVDIYY